ttgtttacatttctataaaagtaaaaaaaaaacttctttgaagtgctaccaaaatgtcaagttaGGTCCACAAGAAACtgacttacataaaacatgaaaatgccactttagaggattggttttttttctttccgccattatctgcaGATGCTGCTTGATAAATTATCTCAGAAATATACAGTACCTGAACCGGTTTTCGAACCGAGGACCACTAGACTGGCATCCAAGCGTGGTATTGCTAGATTATCTCGCCACTATGTTAGCTTTTAGCTATTATACGTGTCCTTTACAGTGGTGCAATATTTCGCTATCTTGCACGGAAGTTTGGTGTAGCTGAACACTGGTATCCCTCCAAGGACCTAGCGCAGCAAGCTCGTATAGATGAGTACCTTAATTGGCATCACACGAACATTAGAGCAACGGCTATGATGGCATTTAGACATCAGGTTTGTTTACGATTAGCCATTTCcttctgtttgaaataaaaagtcaaacttttttataattgatatcTGATGGCAAACGCATCCATACTTCGGATAATATTTGTAATCGGCATCagcatatatataattatagttAAAAATTAATTATCAGTTTATAATTCGCCTTTGCATATATAAGTCATCAATAACCGACAAACGCGTAAAGACGTTCATTCAGTGATTTCAGTTTTGTTAGTATGTTCTGGTCTGTTGGGATTACGGACTCCATTCAATATCATTGTGCAACAGAATTTGGAAACAAGCAGTACTAGGCTGCTCATTTCATTTTCTGTCACGAACAGACTGAATCCAGTCGAATTTACTGTTATTAGATTGGTTTCGATTTATGCTTCCAAATGTTGCTTTTAAATAGATTGGATTAACTCTCTGATGGCTGATTTCTTTACATGAAAGATTTTAATACATTCTAAGCGAGGTTTCGAATCCACAGCAGTTAAGGGTAAGTGATTCAAATCACGGCCTTAACCAGTCGCTCACGGGGACACATGACTGCGTAAATAGTGGTGCAGCTTACCATTTTTAGCTAGAGATTTACATACTTACGAACATTCTGCGTTTTACCGAAGCTTATATTCTGTAAAATTCTGTTGTATCTATCTCTATACCAAAGATAGTAAGaatatatattagttttatgCTTTGCGTAGGTGTTATTTAGtaaacatgaaatgtttttataatattattcagtttcatgtcagaaaataaaacaatattgaaTTCTAGCATCAGTTTGGTACTTTATAAGTTACTGTATAGTCAGACATTATCGCGAGTTAGACATTTTCGGTCTATTCGCTAACTGGTTGTATTCGCGAAAACAAATGCACGTGAATTTGCTGATACATGTATTACCATACATCGCGAATGTTCTACCTCGCGAACTAATTAACGAGCTTTTAGCCTCGCGATTAAATAAGCGCGCTTTTAGCCTCGCGAAAATATATCTTAATATTAAAGTAGTGTTTTTAACTATAATGGTGTATCATTTAAACTGGAATGCATACAAACTGTGATGTGTCTTATCTTCATGTGTTTGGCGCAACAACCTAACACTTTCATGTGTAATACAAAATGTTAAGTTACTGGAATGTAATTAAAGTAATAATTACTCGACTtgctatatttttgaaatttgtgaCAGTTAAGGAACGTTTTAGGGCATCATATGATAAATTTCAATAGCttattttacatttcagtttATCAACACGGTGCGAGGTAGACCTGTGAAGCTGGATGAAGTTAAGCGATTCAAGACAGAACTGAAAAAGTCCATTAACCATATAGACAAATATTTTCTAAAGGACACACCATATATTGCAGGAAAAGACATTTCTGTGGCAGACTTGCAGGCCCTTTGTGAGCTGATGCAACTTGATATAGTTGGAGATGAGAATGCATATAGATTTAACCCTAAAGTTAGCGCATGGGCAGATAGGGTCAAATCTAAAGTTGAACCTTACTTTGCTGAATGCCAGAGTGAGGGAATTTCACCGATGCAATCAATCTATACTCaaataaaatcttcaaaactATAACGATAAATAAGATTAAAGCTTTGAAATGTATATTGTATAATTTGAGAAGGGATCAAAACGTTTTATTCAATGATACAAAATGCATtagcattttttgttgttgttataatcAGTATTACGTATGCTTCAGCTGAcgtgtacatgtataaaatatgacatcatcaaaatgcaaacctGTATACTGTATTCGTCTTTAAACACCTAGCTTAAAACCGGTATGATTGTAGattgtttcatataattttataatgGTCGGAATAAGTAAGTTatcagatatttgaaaaaaaaacacaagaaattttgtacatttgtacTAACCGTGTATGATCCAGAAATATACTGAAAGGAGATATATAAGAAAACATATTCAATGCATTATATTACAGTGCAAAGTTTCAACACTGTAAACCCATATTTCTAGTCTATATAATGGCGGAATAAACATAATTTCCAAGACGTCATGATTTACTCTCACGTTGCCTTATAATGTTGGAATTTAGTGGAATGCAACCACTTTCGTGCAACGTGTTACGTACGTAACGTCGACATTTACGTCATACAAATTGAATTCTTGatcaataaaaattatataaatttattagaACCTTTCAGTTTCATactttttatttgattatttatgcGAAAAACTAAACTTTTACACGTATGTGTCTACCCATTTGCCccgcatatacatgtacataccattTGTTGCCTTTACATCCATTATTAACATTAATTATTTTCGTAAACTATTACTATTCAAATCAAGCTATAAATGCAAATATTGcattaatttaaatataattttcgtTTGTTTATTCTCGATCAACACTCGTAAATATTATTGTGCAATTACATTCGCAAAAGCATTTTTAATGATTActtaaaattacatgtatatggacTTGTATTCTATCCAGAAAGaatagaaaataattatttaaagattGTTAACTAGTTTGAACTTAACACAAAACTGTTAATAtgtaagtttgaaatatttaaaaaatacggtATAGTGAAAGGGTATGTTTGTACACTAATGTTTTGCTATTTAATAGCGCTACATTATATGTTCGGTATTATATAATTGTGGAAAAAAACTTGTGAATGAATGTTATATAACCTAGACAAAgccaggggcgtacctggatgattttgaactgtacgccagatagCTACGAACCAAGCAGAGATGTTGCGAGTGTGGTGTAGGCGAGAGAGTGGGTCTCCATCTCCCGGCGGATCGGGTTTTGGGGCCTCcccttgaaaatattgaaaatgtttcgGCAAGAGATGCGTactcttgctatattccagcgttaatacattttgtttgtcacatttgtactacatattacaaagataatcatTTGAATTAATAGTTTATCACACCGCTCATGCTTactggcagggatcgtgacagtGTCTATAATTGCAACTGGAACAACccaggatattttgaggaatataaCCATCTTTCGTATAGAGTCCTATGTAACTTTACCCTTGAAGTGTGTGCTTCAATACTTGCCCCGTACTagtattcattaataattttatcttagattttaaatgtttaatatctattttgTAGGTTTTTTCTTGAATTACTTCGATacaacgataaataacaagacttagaatgttgaaaaatcagagttctgtgaattgctctatacAATACACTCCAGGACACAAACGTTAAATCaacagtaacagtagatatatagttatgtttcaaaatatttacgtaactgaaacactgtgtcataTTATGCTATTTCATTGTGCAACTTTCAAGACCCGCGCAAGCATATTGTGTATTGCCAAAAGGGACCTAAGAATGTGTCTCttagggtaactgcatctaaactcccaactgctacacatgtgaacaaat
The genomic region above belongs to Mercenaria mercenaria strain notata chromosome 12, MADL_Memer_1, whole genome shotgun sequence and contains:
- the LOC123534896 gene encoding glutathione S-transferase theta-1-like, whose amino-acid sequence is MAPVKLYADLKSQPCRAVYLFMKMNTIPFEMVKVDLGSGEHLQEEFTKISSIQRVPVIDDNGFILGESGAIFRYLARKFGVAEHWYPSKDLAQQARIDEYLNWHHTNIRATAMMAFRHQFINTVRGRPVKLDEVKRFKTELKKSINHIDKYFLKDTPYIAGKDISVADLQALCELMQLDIVGDENAYRFNPKVSAWADRVKSKVEPYFAECQSEGISPMQSIYTQIKSSKL